A window of Cellulomonas sp. SLBN-39 genomic DNA:
CGTCGGCGGGCACCACGCACTCGGGCACCGCGGCGACCGTGGTGGAGGCCCCCGGCACGCCGATGCCGACGTGCACGACGGCGAGCAGCACGAACGCGATGACCAGGTTCATCGTGGGCCCGCCGAGCATGACGACGAGCTTCTTGGGGGTGGAGAGGCGGTAGAACGCGCGGTGGTCCTCGCCGGGACGGATCTCCTCGGCGCTGACGTCGCGCGCGTCGGCGGCGACGCGCTGCCACCACGAGCGGGGCTCGCGGGCACCGACGGCCTCGGACGTGGGGTACATGCCGACGAGGCGCACGTACCCGCCGAGCGGGATCGCCTTGACGCCGTACTCCGTCTCGCCGCGCGTGCGCGACCACAGCGTCGGGCCGAAGCCGACCATGTACTGGCTGACGCGCACGCCGAACCGCTTGGCGGGCACCATGTGCCCGACCTCGTGCAGCGCGATCGACGCGAGCAGCACGAGGACGAACACGAGCACGCCGATGACGTAGGCCACACGTCCTCCTTGAGGGTCCGGGCGCGCGGGTCCGCCGGGTGCCGGCAGGACGGGTCCGCGCGTTCGGCAGGATACGCCGGACGGTCCGGCGCGAGGCCCACCCTCGCCCGCGCACCTGGGAGCCGCCTGGGCGCGCCGGCCCCGGCCCCGGCGCGCCCGTCAGCGGGTCGCGCGGCGGCGGGCCGCCTGCGTGACCTGGGTGCCGACGACCAGGAGCAGCGCGATCGCGAACATCGCCGAGCTGATGACGTTGGCCTGGGGCGGGATCCCCCGCGTGGCGGACACGTAGACGAACTTCGGGAAGGTGACGAACCCTCCGGAGGTGAAGTTCGTGACGATGAAGTCGTCGAAGCTGAGGGAGAACGCCAGCAGCGCCGCGGCGCCGATCCCCGGCAGCAGCAGCGGGAAGGTCACCTTCCAGAAGGCCTGCCACGGCGAGGCGTACAGGTCGGCGGCGGCCTCCTCCAGCGCGGGGTCGAGGCTCGCGACCCGGGCCTTGACGGCGACCACGACGAAGCTGATGCAGAACAGCACGTGCGCGGCCACGACGGTGCCGAACCCCAGCGGCACCCGCAGCGACAGCAGCTGGGCGACCAGCGCGGCGCCGAGCACGACCTCGGGCGTCGCCATCGGCAGGAACACCAGGAGGTTGACGGCGCTACGCCCCCGGAACCGGGC
This region includes:
- a CDS encoding ABC transporter permease, whose translation is MRTARPGALVVPVFAGLGFVFLLVPVAYTVLFSFNDAGKTNLVWRGFTLDAWRNPCGAPQVCEALGNSLRVGLLATLLATTLGTMLAIALVRARFRGRSAVNLLVFLPMATPEVVLGAALVAQLLSLRVPLGFGTVVAAHVLFCISFVVVAVKARVASLDPALEEAAADLYASPWQAFWKVTFPLLLPGIGAAALLAFSLSFDDFIVTNFTSGGFVTFPKFVYVSATRGIPPQANVISSAMFAIALLLVVGTQVTQAARRRATR